A segment of the Nitrosopumilus sp. genome:
TTATCATCGGAATTGACACCGAAATGAAACTCAAAATATCAAAATACATTCCAAAAACCACGTGAATAGAACTACTTATGAACACTATTTTGCGGTTAGATGAATAATGAACAAGATGTTTTTCATAATCATACTTTTCGGAATTATCCTGGTCCCTGCCAATCTTGCTTATGCTTCAATTAATCCAAACTCTCTTCTAGATGAAGAAGAGATACCTTTACCAGGGAAAACCAAGGAACTGTTATCTACATGTCCTGATGCCTGGAAGGACCTCTTTACCAGATCACCCGAAAGAAAACAATTCATGGATGATGTTACAGATGGTCTAATTTCAAATACGCCAGAATTTCAATCACTGAATGGAAACATGCAGTCCATTACTGCACACTACATACATAATTCAGATTCGCCCTGTCCTCCATGGGCATACGCCTACGGAACTTTCAGATCAGAAAACAATAATGATCACCACAAATTCGTATTGGAGTTTAACAGTATTTATTTTCGATACATGATTAATGATATGCATCCGCAGTATGCATCATCATTATCTGTTCAGGATGAAAAACAAAATGAATCAACAGTACTTTCACCCCTAAAACAGACTCTTTCTGGAACATCTCCTTATGACATTGTATGCAGTGAAGGGCTACATCTAGTACTTACTTTATCTGAAAAACCTGCATGTGTAAAGGAGCAATCCATTTCAAAATTAATCGCCAGAGGTTGGATAGACGATTCAAAAAAACTGAGTCCATCTACAGAAAAAATTCCCACTGATCCTGTTCTTGCCAAGAAAATAACAGAATCAAGCAACCAATTTGCACTTGACTTTTACAAGCATGAATCAAAGAACAAAAATGAAAACATCTTTTTCTCATCGCCTAGCATCTCTACTGCATTCTCAATACTGTATGAGGGTGCAAGAGAAGATACAGCAGACGAGATACAAAAAATATTTGAGTTTCCAAAAAATGATGATGAGAGAAGAGTAGGATTCTTTTCATTTGTCGATACCATGGAACAAAAGAATGACCATGAAAATACCGTACAGATGGCAAATGCGTTATGGCTTGCAGACGGATTTGCACCGTTGCCCGGATATGTTGACACTGCCAAAACATATTATTCCAGCTCAGTTGATTCTGTGAATTTTGCAAACGACCAGGGACGACTTGAAATAAATGATTGGGCAAAATCAAAGACTCAGGACAGGATCAAAGAACTGCTCAAACCAGGCTCTACTGATGCCAGCACTAAAATGGTGATCACAAATGCCATCTACTTTAATGGAGCATGGGAACATCCGTTTGATATCGTGGATACCTATGAGGCAGACTTTACAGTAAATTCAGACAAGACAGTAAAGGTTTCCATGATGTCATATCCTCACAAGATGAAATTCAACCACACGTCAACTGAACAGATGCAGATGTTGCAGATACCATACAAGGAAAATGCCCTTTCCATGCTGATAATATTGCCTCACAATACAGACGATATGCAGTCAGTGGAACAATCACTCACACTGGAGAACCTAAAACTCTGGAAAAGCCAGTTCTATGACCGTGGAACCATAATTCACATACCAAAGTTTACACTTGAAACAGAGTACGACCTGAAAGAGTCCCTGACAGAAATGGGAATGTCGTCCGTATTCAATACGGCTGACCTAAGCGGCATAACAGGTAGCAAGGGACTGTTTGTATCTGAAGCAGTACACAAGGCCTTTGTCAACGTAAACGAAAAGGGAACAGAAGCCGCAGCTGCCACAGCAATCAACCTTGATGAGTCAAGCGGGCAGGCATTCAAGGCAGACCGTCCTTTCATCTTCATCATACAGGACAACGAGACAGAAAGCATCCTGTTCATTGGAAAGATTGTCAATCCATAGAGGGTGAAGATGAAGGCCATAACCAAAATCATAATTCCTGTAATCGTCGTTCTAATAATTGCGTCACTTTATCTATACATTGTTGCAAACGGCTATTCTCCATATTATGAAGGAATTGGCCTGACACTTTATTCAGACTATAAACTCCAAGAATACAGATTGCATTCAGAAAATCAAAACTTTTCCATAACCAAAATTACTGATGACGATCTTAAAGACACATCCGAACTAAAAAATCTGATTGAAAAATCACTCTTAAAGGAATACCCCTTAAACACAGGAGGACGTGTACATGTAACCTTTGAAGAGTTGGACAATTTCCAGCATCAATATGCCAAAATCCTGTCTGAAAAATACTCAAGAAATGTCACATCCTTTTTCACATCTGATGACAGACACATGCCAGAAAAATATCTGGTGATAGACTCGACAGTCCATCTGCGCTCATTTGAGGGGGGGGTTATTTTGAATATGAAGGTGTGCAGTACGGCATACAGCCCAACAGTTTCTACGTGCCATTCATGGAAGATGATGATCTTTTACGTCTTGAAGTCTACAAAACAAACGGACCGCTTCGAGAAAAAGACCACACATGGGAAGATTTGTCTGACAAACAGATAGACCTCAAACCCTTGATTGTAGATGCCATTAACGATATAGGACAACATCAAGAAAATATTGAAGTGACAACGTCCGGATTATCCCCTGCAACCATGACAAAATATGAGAAATGGTATGATGATATACTTCAAAGTTCCCTATTTGAGTACCGGGGAAAGATATTTTCAATTAGTTTTTGGACTGCATAGAAAATGAAGACTAGGCTTTTGATAATTGTTGTAATTGCAATTGTATTTGTTGCAGTTTTATTTGGAATGTTATCACAAACTGACATTTATGATTACGGCAAATACCGTACTGTTTTTGGTCCCGGTTCCCCTTTGGCAGAATTGGACACGGGAAATCCCGTATTGTCAAAAGATAATTGTGAAAGGTACGCATATTGGCTTTCAGAGCACCAAAAAGAAAAGATAACGTCGCAAGAGGATTTTTCGGTACGCTATCCGCCATGGGGAAATCAGATTTTTCCACTGGTGGAATATTGTACAAAGACAGGTCAACTTGAAAAAACTGTGATCAACGATACGATAAGATGGGAATTTCATCCCGTAAGACAAGGCATGCATGAATTATCATCTGAACCTAAATCTATGCTGGAACCTGAAACCACAAACATGCAATGCATACCTACAGATTATGAAAAGACAAAAAAATGCCTTGCAAGTTACCACTGTGACGTTGATGATAACCCTGAACTAAACAAAGAATGCATTGAAACCGACCATGGCATCTCTGTAAGGGAGATGTGCTCTGATCCTGACAATATCATCATTCAAAAGACCAACGGGTGCATGGTGTTGCCTTTGGTAGGTTCAAAAAGCTGCGGATCAGACTTTGCATGCACTGAGGAATCAAAACCGGAGAAAATTGTAGATGTCCAGCAATCAGTAAGATTTTGTGCCTATGTAGGCGCTGAAAGGCTATCAGAGTACGAGTTGCAACGAATTCAAAACAATCCTCACAATGCACCACTGCAATTTTTAAATTTCACAGATGATCATCTGTCCAAAGTACCTGCGCTAAAAGAAATTATCGAGAAACTTGAAACTATGGAATTTCCATTAAACGATAGAGGGTATGTGGATGTTAGTGCCAATGAACTCCAAGACCTCAAGGACTACCTGTCATCAAAATCAAGTTCCAAAACTCTTTCATCACACATTGTAGTAAATGATAATCTATACAGCATCAATGGCATGATGAGTTTTCCAATTGATCCTAACGGCGAATCCTTGAACATACAGCTTGACAGACCATTTGCGGATAGAAAGGATGACTTTACCAAAGAGACGATAATGAAAAACCCTTCAAAGAACTATGTGATGTTGACTGAAGAAGAGTTGGAAGAAATTGAACCAATCAAAGATGCAATTGAGCAAATCGGAACTTGGGAAATAGGAATAAGAGAATCAAAAGATGTGGGGGATGTAATTCAAAATCAAGTGCAGGATTTCATGCAATCTGAAAGTGTGACACAAATTGGTCCAGACCCTGAAAATCAGACATCAAGTTTTTACCATAATGGAAATTATTATCGGTCATCGTTTGTAATTTGCTGATGTGGTGAATTCATCGTAAAGTATAACATTGATAATTGATGTTGTAAATAATTGAACCCCCTACTCATCACAGGCTTTGGCACATCAATCAACGTGGAGAAGAGAAAGCTGATCATCACAAACAAGCTCAAAGATACAAGACTGGAATTTTATCCTCACAAGATTAACCATGACGGAATAATAATTGACGGCCATACAGGCAACATTACTTTTGAGGCGATGAGGTGGCTCTCAAAGCACAACATCAACCTGACATTGCTTAACTGGAACGGTCAATTACTGGCAAATGTGATGCCTGAGCAGCCAAAATCAGGCAAATTACGCGTAAAACAGTACCAAAAGTACCTTGATTCTACAGATAGATTCGAGATTGCCCTGAAGATAGTGCAGACTAAGATCGAACATTCTCTAAATTTGTTGGAAGAGTTATCTAAATTCTATAAATCTGTAGATTTTACCAAAATAAGGAAATCTGCAGAAAAAGAAGATTTGTTATTATTGAGTATAATGAAGAATAGTGAGAATCAAGGAATTTCAAAATCAATCAAACAATTGATGACGTATGAAGGAAGAATTGCAAGAATTTATCACGATAATTTAACTGCAATATTCAATGAATTAAATCCAGAGTTTAATTTTACAGGAAGAAAGAACAAAACAAACTCTAGAAATTATAATGCATCAGATGAAATTAATGCTCTTTTGAATTATGGCTATGCTATTTTAGAATCCGAAATTAGAAAAAGTGTTAATGGGATAGGTCTTGACTACTCTATCGGATTTTTACATGAGATTAATCAGAGCAGAACTCCATTAGTCTATGACATTCAGGAATTATTCAGATGGTTAATTGATGTTTCTGTGATACAATTATTGGAAGAAAAGAAGATCAAGAAATCAGATTTCATAATTACAGAGAACTATCATACAAGGTTGGGAGAAGGTGTTGCTAAATTATTGATAGAGAAAATTAATTCAAACTTTAATGCTAAATATAATTATAAGAATGGCAAGAACTATTCTTATCAGATTATTTTCCAGGATAGCCTACAGCAATTATCCAACTTCATAGTAGAGAAAAAGGAAGAGTTTGAATTTGTCATACCTAAAATGAAAATAGACAGAAAGGATAATCTAGAATTAAGAGAAAAGATTCTGAATATGACTCCAGAAGAAAGAAAAAGATTGGGAATCAATAAATCCACATTGTGGCACATCAGAAAGAATTTCTCCGATGGAAAAACTCCTAAAATCTATGAGAAAGTTCTCTTGAAGATTAAATGAAATCTGAAAAAAGGCATTGATTTTCATGCAATGTGAGATTATTTCATCGTAAAATTAGGCACGGCAGTTCAGAAACTGAACTGTTCTATGGCTAACCTACATCAGCAACTGAACAAAACCCTTCAAAAAGTTAGATCCCTTCTAAGTACTACGACCCCCTTACAACTTATGATTACAATGAGTACATACAACATACAGCAAAACGTCTCCTCCGAGCAGACCAAGAGAAAACTCGGAGTAGTCGGACTGGTAGCCTTGCCAGTGGCAGCAGCAATGTATTCCAGTGGAAGCATTGCACTAGAACAAGTACCACAAATCCTTACAAGCGGGATATTTCCATTTGGATTGACTGTGATGTCGTGGGCAATCGCTGCAAAGTTGGCATTGAAGTTGAGAAAATAGGAAAGTATTCCTCTTTTTCAATATTTTTCTATATTTTTAAAATATTTTTTTGTTATCCCTAATAGGATTATAAAAAACTCAAAAATGATATATTTTCAGCAATTGAAATACTAATTACTCTGCATAAACAGTGGTTTTTGTCATGACTGAATGGATTTACGGAATAGTATCCATAATTATCACAATAACTATTATTGGTATTACAAAAATTATTGACAAAACAAAGTTCAGTGAGTTGCATGGCTCTCAAAAGATTTTGGGAATTATTGCAATTTTGACAATCATTGGTGAAGTGATATATCTTTCAATCACATACGGATTGCTTGAATTTGCCTTGGAAACAATAACTTCAGTTGGACTTGGGATAGTCTTGCTGGGTGTAGCTTTTCAAAATAAACTAAAAAATGCAATAGCCGGAGTCAGCATAGCAGTTGATCCTAGAATTCATCTCGGAGATTTTATTGAAGTCAAGCATGTCAAAGGGAAAATTGTTCAGTTTGGACTCACCAAAACGGTCATAGAGACAGATGAGGGACTCAAGGTGATGATTCCAAATGTAAAATTTGATGAGGAAATTATCCGTATAGAGCCAAAGAAGAAGAAGAAGGCAGATTCATAATAATGTCCAAGATCAAAAACCTCAACAAGTAACAATCTCAATAAATTTCATTGTGGACAAAAAAAGAATTTGATTTTGGCGTTCTTAATATTAAATTGAATAGGAACAACGATTTAGAATTAAGGAAAAAAATTTTGAATATAACCTCAGACGAGAGAAGGGCATTGGGAATTAACAAATCAACGTTCTGGTATTTGAAAAGGAATGTAACTATGATAAAAACAATCAGTGTTCACGATAAAACATTTTCAAAAATCAACAAAGAAAAATAGATACAAGAATAACTTTTTCAATATTATAAACTAAATTCCGATAAGTCCGGATTTAGTAATTACGTCTTTAATTGGTTCATAGTGATCTGCATAAAATACTTTCAATTGTTCAGAGGCATTAGTATTATTTTCAAACTGGATATTCAGGTATTTTGCAAAATTTTTTAGAACTTTAAATGCCGCATTATCTACTTTGATTATATACTCAAGTCCCTCAAGCGTATCGAGTGAAATATCTAAATTTTTTATGCCTATTTTTTTAGGTTTTAGACTTGTAATGCCCTCTTTCATCCTAGAAATATTATTTTCATTCTTCTTCATTTTATCTAGGAATTCATACTCATTACATAGCAAACTCATTTGAATTAAATATGAAGGATTAAGTTTGATTATTTCTGCAAGGTGTGAATGATTCATTGTAATTGAAACCCATGTAAGCACAATAGGAAAATATTTCTCAAATTGATCATTCTTTATTTTTATTGTATTTCCGGGAATATCTAATCCTATTAAAATAAAATAAATTAAATTTAACATTCTCTTTATCTTTCGAGGATTATGGGGAACAAGCTTCATTAAAAATTCAACATCTACATTTGCTAATGATTTAGCCAAATTAGAAATGTAGTATTTAATATCTTCATCAGTTTTAGGTGGTAACGATAATTTTAATTGAAATATTTTTTCAGCATGTTCTCTG
Coding sequences within it:
- the cas1 gene encoding CRISPR-associated endonuclease Cas1, which codes for MNPLLITGFGTSINVEKRKLIITNKLKDTRLEFYPHKINHDGIIIDGHTGNITFEAMRWLSKHNINLTLLNWNGQLLANVMPEQPKSGKLRVKQYQKYLDSTDRFEIALKIVQTKIEHSLNLLEELSKFYKSVDFTKIRKSAEKEDLLLLSIMKNSENQGISKSIKQLMTYEGRIARIYHDNLTAIFNELNPEFNFTGRKNKTNSRNYNASDEINALLNYGYAILESEIRKSVNGIGLDYSIGFLHEINQSRTPLVYDIQELFRWLIDVSVIQLLEEKKIKKSDFIITENYHTRLGEGVAKLLIEKINSNFNAKYNYKNGKNYSYQIIFQDSLQQLSNFIVEKKEEFEFVIPKMKIDRKDNLELREKILNMTPEERKRLGINKSTLWHIRKNFSDGKTPKIYEKVLLKIK
- a CDS encoding mechanosensitive ion channel is translated as MTEWIYGIVSIIITITIIGITKIIDKTKFSELHGSQKILGIIAILTIIGEVIYLSITYGLLEFALETITSVGLGIVLLGVAFQNKLKNAIAGVSIAVDPRIHLGDFIEVKHVKGKIVQFGLTKTVIETDEGLKVMIPNVKFDEEIIRIEPKKKKKADS